In a genomic window of Chryseobacterium sp. G0162:
- a CDS encoding HYC_CC_PP family protein has translation MKKILAILFSIFYFGFSSGAAFSVHYCMKEFVSVSQKVDDICGKCGVKDKKGCCKTEIKVVKVDYSQKSDLLNVDFLGQVSEIPVTHHFVFVDKSFSATKFTQIQINGPPEYTPVPIYINHCNFRI, from the coding sequence ATGAAAAAGATTCTAGCCATACTATTCTCTATTTTCTACTTCGGATTCTCTTCCGGAGCAGCATTTAGTGTTCATTATTGTATGAAGGAATTTGTTTCTGTGAGCCAGAAAGTTGATGATATTTGTGGTAAATGTGGAGTCAAGGATAAAAAGGGATGCTGCAAGACAGAAATCAAAGTTGTAAAAGTTGATTATTCTCAGAAGTCTGATTTGCTAAACGTTGATTTTTTGGGACAGGTTTCAGAAATTCCTGTAACCCATCATTTTGTTTTTGTAGACAAGTCTTTCTCTGCCACTAAATTTACACAAATCCAGATCAACGGACCACCGGAATATACACCGGTACCTATCTATATCAATCATTGTAATTTTAGAATTTAG